A section of the Deltaproteobacteria bacterium genome encodes:
- a CDS encoding ribonuclease HII, giving the protein MGAEGRRPRKRRRGPATAAPHLETLLWRVGIRHVAGVDEVGMGPLAGPVVAAAVVFPPGTRLDGVADSKVLTAALRERLDVEIRRRAVAVGIGVVEPDEIDRVNIYRAGLAACRRALEALPLVPGFVLVDGREIPDLPMPQSAYPKGDAFVCSIAAASIVAKVHRDALMRALDARFPGYGFARHMGYSTRAHFAAIRALGPSPIHRRSFAPVRAAARGEADPQLALGPLLAAD; this is encoded by the coding sequence ATGGGAGCCGAGGGGCGGCGTCCGAGGAAGCGCCGGCGCGGACCCGCGACCGCCGCGCCGCATCTCGAGACGCTCCTCTGGCGGGTCGGCATCCGGCACGTCGCGGGCGTGGACGAGGTGGGCATGGGACCGCTCGCCGGCCCCGTGGTGGCGGCCGCGGTCGTCTTCCCGCCCGGCACGCGCCTCGACGGCGTCGCCGACTCCAAGGTCCTGACCGCCGCTCTGCGCGAGCGGCTCGACGTCGAGATCCGCCGCCGCGCGGTCGCCGTCGGCATCGGCGTGGTCGAGCCCGACGAGATCGACCGCGTCAACATCTATCGCGCCGGGCTCGCCGCCTGCCGGCGGGCGCTCGAGGCGCTGCCGCTCGTGCCGGGCTTCGTGCTCGTCGACGGGCGCGAGATCCCCGACCTCCCCATGCCGCAGAGCGCCTATCCGAAGGGCGACGCGTTCGTGTGCTCGATCGCCGCGGCCTCGATCGTCGCCAAGGTCCATCGCGACGCACTCATGCGCGCGCTCGATGCGCGCTTCCCCGGCTACGGCTTCGCGCGCCACATGGGCTATTCGACGCGCGCCCACTTCGCGGCCATCCGCGCGCTCGGCCCCTCGCCCATCCACCGCCGCTCCTTCGCGCCGGTGCGGGCCGCCGCACGCGGTGAGGCGGATCCACAGCTCGCGCTGGGTCCGCTCCTCGCCGCCGACTGA